The genomic DNA TGCTCCCCCGGGACATGGCCGTGACGCTGCTGCCCGACGGGCCCAGCACCAACGCCACGGTGACCACCACGCTGCGCGCCGGCCGCCTGCACCACATCGGCCTGCCGCAGACGCTGGACCTCGGCACAGAGAACGGCATGTCCTACGTCGTCGGCCAGTGGGTCGACGGCGCCACCCTCACCGACCTGCTCGCCGGCGGTCCGCTCGACGGCGACGTCGCCGGGTCGGTCACGGCCAAGGTGGCCGACGCGGTCGCCGAGGCACACCGCAACGGCATCGCCCTCGGCGCGCTGCACCCCTCGCTGGTGCGGGTCAACTTCGACGGACAGGTGCGGCTCAGTCACGTCCTGGCCTACCCCGGAGCGACCCCGGAGCAGGACATCCGCGCGGTCGGCGCGCTGCTGTACCTGATGATCACCGGAACCTTCCCGCTGCCCCAGAACGGGATGAGTCCACCGCTGACCGCGGCGCCCACCGGCGGTGGTCGCGAGCTGCCCGCCGACGAGGTGCGCACCACCGCCCCGGCCGGGTTGTCCGCGCTGGCCGAGCGCGCGCTGCACCCGGAGGGACCGCACGGCGTCCGCTCGGCCGCCGCCATCGCCGCGCTGCTGCACAGCGCCGAGGCCGTTCCGGTCGCCGCCGGCGCGGAACCCGACGAGGAGCCGGTGCTCACGGCCGGTCAGCTCGCCGAACGCCGACTGATCCGGGAGCGCCGCGCCAAGCTCGGCGTCGCGGGGGTCATGCTGCTCGCGCTGACCGTGCTGGTCGCCATCGTCATCGGCAGCGCGATCAAGCGCGTGGTGGACTCGGTGCAGGACCCGGTCATCACCTCCGACCAGGCTCTCGACGTCACCCCCGAGACCCTCGCCCCGACGGCCGGCGACACGTCGGCGCCGGTGGACACCGCGACGCCGGAGACCACCGCGGAGGCGCCGCCCACGAGCGCTGCGGTCACCCCGGTGCCGGTGGCGATCACCGCCGGCGAGGTCTACGACCCGCAGGGCCGGGGTCAGAAGGACTACGTCAGCTACATCGACCGCGCCTTCGACGGCGATCCCGGCACGGCCTGGCAGACCTTCGCCTACTTCCAGCAGTTCGGGCCGAACGGGCTCAAGACCGGTGTCGGGTTGATGCTGACGCTGGACCGCGAGGTGAGACCGCTCACCGTCACGGTCGCGACGACCACCCCGAGCACGGCGGACTGCGCCACCACGAACAACTGCATGAAGGTCCAGATCCGCGCGTCGGACGGCGACATCGACGCCCCGCTCGACGCCACCACCGTGCTGGCCGAGTCGCAGATCGGCGACGCGCCCGCGGCCATCGCGATCCCCGACACCGCGCCGACCTCGCGCTACCTGATCGTGTTCGTGTCCGGGCTGACCGGCGGCGGCAACAACTGGGAAGCGTCGCTGAGCGAGATCCAGGTGACCGCGGCGGGCTGAGAACCGTCCGTACGCGCCGGTCGCGGCGCCGCCCGGGATGCCCGGGACGGGGAATGAACGCCGGTATCGTGGCGTTCCAGCGGGTGCGTCCGGGAACCTCCGGAGGCACCGTTTCCGTAGTACACGACATGCGCGGCCGGTCGGGTGAGTCCCGGCGTCAGGCCGGTGAGGAGTCACGTGACCACGCTTCATGACGTCATCGTCATCGGATCCGGCCCGGCCGGGTACACCGCCGCCATCTACCTGGCGCGCGCGGACCTGAAGCCGCTGGTGTTCGAGGGCTCGCAGCTGGGTGGCGCGCTGATGACGACCACCGAGGTGGAGAACTTCCCCGGTTTCCCGGAGGGCATCCAGGGTCCCGACCTGATGGTCAAGATGCGTGAGCAGGCCGCGCGCTTCGGTGCGGATCTGCGCAGCGAGGACGTCGAGTCCGTCGAGCTGGACGGCCCGGTCAAGAAGGTCCGGGTGGACGGCAACGAGTACCTCGCCCGCGCCGTCGTGCTGGCGACCGGTTCGGCCGCCCGCTACCTCGACCTCCCCGACGAGCAGCGGCTGATCGGCCGTGGCGTGTCGGCGTGCGCGACCTGTGACGGCTTCTTCTTCCGCGACCAGGACGTCGCCGTCGTGGGCGGCGGCGACTCGGCCATGGAGGAGGCGACGTTCCTGTCGCGATTCGCCCGGTCGGTCACGATCGTGCACCGCCGTGACACCTTCCGCGCCAGCGCGATCATGTTGGACCGCGCCAAGGCCGACCCGAAGATCCGCTGGGCCACCGACGCCGCCGTCACGGGGGTCCGGGGCGACTCCAGCGTGGAGGGGCTCGAACTCACCGACACCCGCACCGGAGAGACCCGCGACCTGGACGTGACCGGCCTGTTCCTGGCCATCGGTCACGATCCGCGCTCGCAGCTGTTCCGCGGGCAGGTCGCCGTCGACGACGAGGGCTACGTGCAGACCCGTGGTCGTACCTCGCTCACCGACATCGCCGGGGTCTTCGCGTGTGGTGACCTGGTCGACCACATCTACCGGCAGGCCATCACCGCCGCCGGCTCGGGGTGCGCGGCCGCGTTGGACGCCCAGCACTACCTGGCGTCGCACGGCGCGCACACCACCGATCCGGAACCGGAGCTCGCCGCCGACCCGGTCCCGGTCTCGGTCTGATCTCCCCACTCCCCCGTCTTTCCCCGCACCACCTGAACTGAAGGAGCCACCATGGCCACCGGAACCAGCAACACCGTCACCGTCACCGACGCGAGCTTCGCCGACGACGTCCTGATGTCCGACAAGCCGGTCATCGTCGACTTCTGGGCGGAGTGGTGCGGGCCGTGCCGGATGGTCGCCCCGGTGCTCGAGGAGATCGCCGGTGCCCACCGCGACAAGGTGACCATCGCCAAGATCGACGTCGACGCCAACCCGCAGGTCTCGCAGGACTACAAGATCCTGTCGATCCCCACGCTGCTGGTCTTCCAGGGCGGCAAGCCGGTCAAGCAGATCATCGGGGCCAAGCCGAAGGCAGCGCTGCTGGCGGAGTTCGCCGAGTACCTGTGAGCCGGGTTACGGTAAACGGATGTTGCTCAGGCGCGGAGACCACGGCTCACTCGTAGCCTCGGTCCGGTCCACCCTGGCGTCGCTGACCCTGCTGCCGCCGGACCTCGACACCCCCGACTCGGCCGTCGTCTTCGACGACGGCCTGGACGCGGCGGTGCGGGCGTTCCAGCAGCAGCGGGGTCTGATCGTCGACGGCATCGTCGGTCCGATGACGCTGCGGTCGCTCAACGACGCCCGCTGGCGGGTCGGTGACCGGATGCTGGCGTACACCCTGTCGGCCCCGATGACCGGGGACGACGTGCTGGCGCTGCAGCAGCGGTTGGCCGAGCTCGGCTACAACACCGGCCAGACCGACGGCATCTTCGGGCCCAAGACCGACCGCTGTGTGCGCGAGTTCCAGCGCGACCGCGGGCTGTCCGACGACGGCGTGTTCGGGCCGCAGACCTTCAAGGAACTGACCCGGATGGGCCGGATGGTCACCGGAGGCCGTGCCCAGTTCCTCCGTGAGCAGCAGACCGCCCGCCGGCGCGGGCCGGGACTGCGCGGCAAGCGCATCGTGCTCGACCCGGCGCTCGGCGGGGACGACACCGGGTGGGAGGTCGACGGGCTGTGCGCCCGCGACCTGTCGTTCGACATCGCCCGGCGCCTCGAGGGCCGGATGACGGCCACCGGCATGGAGACGTTCCTGACCCGGGGCCAACGCGAGAACCCGACGCAGGCGGAGCGGGCCGAGGTCGCCAACGCGGTGGACGCGGATCTGCTGATCAGCCTCAACGTGGACGGGTGCGCGTCACCGCTGGCGGAGGGGATCGCCGCCTTCCACTTCGGTACCGACGCGGGCGGCTCCTCCACCCTGGGTGAGACGCTGGCCGCGTTGATCCAGCGTGAGGTCGTCGCCCGGACGCACTTCGTGGACTGCCGGGTGCAGCACCGGCCCTGGGACATCCTGCGGTTGACGCAGATGCCCGCCGTCCGGATCGATCTCGGCTACCTCACGAACCCGGGCAACCGGGCCGCGCTGGCGCGCGAGGAGTTCCGCGACACCGTCGCCGACGGCATCCTGGTCGCGGTGAAGCGGCTCTACCTGGACGGCCGCGACGAGCCGCACACCGGCACGTTCACCTTCTCCGACCTGCTGGCCTACGAGCAGACCCGGACCGCCGCGATCTGAGGCGCCGGGCCGGCCGGGATCACGATGACCGAGAACAACTGCTCCAGCGCGGACTCGACGTCGGCCTTCCAACCCAGAGCCGACTCGAGCTCCAGCCGGAGCCGCGGGTAACGGTGGTGCGGGCCGACCTCGGTGAATCCCAGCCGCAACCCGAACTCCGCCGGCAGCAGGCACGGCGGGATCGTCTCGTCGGACGGCAGGTGGGTCAGCTCCCCCCGGTGGCCGAACATCTCGATGGCCCGGACACCACGGCCGGCGAGGTGCTTGGCCACGCCCTGCAGCAGCGTCCGCGCATGCCCCCGCCCGCGGTGGGCCGGTTGGATGGTCGCCGTCATCAGCAGGACGGCGTCAGGACTGACCGGCGCGGTCGGGAAGTTGGCCGCGGTGGAGACGGCGGTAGGCGGGGCGTACACCGCGTGTCCCACCACCTCGTCGTCGACGGTCA from Nakamurella deserti includes the following:
- the trxB gene encoding thioredoxin-disulfide reductase, producing the protein MTTLHDVIVIGSGPAGYTAAIYLARADLKPLVFEGSQLGGALMTTTEVENFPGFPEGIQGPDLMVKMREQAARFGADLRSEDVESVELDGPVKKVRVDGNEYLARAVVLATGSAARYLDLPDEQRLIGRGVSACATCDGFFFRDQDVAVVGGGDSAMEEATFLSRFARSVTIVHRRDTFRASAIMLDRAKADPKIRWATDAAVTGVRGDSSVEGLELTDTRTGETRDLDVTGLFLAIGHDPRSQLFRGQVAVDDEGYVQTRGRTSLTDIAGVFACGDLVDHIYRQAITAAGSGCAAALDAQHYLASHGAHTTDPEPELAADPVPVSV
- the trxA gene encoding thioredoxin; translated protein: MATGTSNTVTVTDASFADDVLMSDKPVIVDFWAEWCGPCRMVAPVLEEIAGAHRDKVTIAKIDVDANPQVSQDYKILSIPTLLVFQGGKPVKQIIGAKPKAALLAEFAEYL
- a CDS encoding N-acetylmuramoyl-L-alanine amidase, giving the protein MLLRRGDHGSLVASVRSTLASLTLLPPDLDTPDSAVVFDDGLDAAVRAFQQQRGLIVDGIVGPMTLRSLNDARWRVGDRMLAYTLSAPMTGDDVLALQQRLAELGYNTGQTDGIFGPKTDRCVREFQRDRGLSDDGVFGPQTFKELTRMGRMVTGGRAQFLREQQTARRRGPGLRGKRIVLDPALGGDDTGWEVDGLCARDLSFDIARRLEGRMTATGMETFLTRGQRENPTQAERAEVANAVDADLLISLNVDGCASPLAEGIAAFHFGTDAGGSSTLGETLAALIQREVVARTHFVDCRVQHRPWDILRLTQMPAVRIDLGYLTNPGNRAALAREEFRDTVADGILVAVKRLYLDGRDEPHTGTFTFSDLLAYEQTRTAAI
- a CDS encoding GNAT family N-acetyltransferase, which translates into the protein MGESALIPLNLDTISRLPAPCRSCIRWELGPDRSGKVANAGQAEFEKEVWLSGVMLSWGACGQLLTVDDEVVGHAVYAPPTAVSTAANFPTAPVSPDAVLLMTATIQPAHRGRGHARTLLQGVAKHLAGRGVRAIEMFGHRGELTHLPSDETIPPCLLPAEFGLRLGFTEVGPHHRYPRLRLELESALGWKADVESALEQLFSVIVIPAGPAPQIAAVRVCS